One Chlamydiales bacterium genomic window, TGTGTAGCAAGAATCATATGAATCCCAACTGCCCGAGCCATTTGAGCAATACGAGCAATGGGTGTTTCGATATCACTAGAAGAAACCATCATTAGATCAGCTAACTCATCAATAATCACAACGATATAGGGAAGCTGATCAGGAATATCTAGATCTAGAGAATCTTCTAGCTGTCGATGAATTTTTCGTGTATTGAAGCCATGAATATTACGTATTCCCAATTGACGAAAAATTTCGTAACGTCTTTCCATCTCTTTGACAAGCCAATTGAGGGCAGCAGCCGATCCTCTCGGCTCAGTAATGACCGGAGCAAGCATATGAGGAAGATGGGTATAGGCTGTCAATTCAACTTTTTTTGGATCGATCATCACAATCTTAATTTCATTAGGATGAGCATTCATTACCAGTGACATGACAATCGTATTAATGCAGACAGATTTACCTGAACCCGTTGCCCCGGCAATAATTAAATGGGGCATTTTGGTGAGATCTGTCCAAATATCATTCCCATTGACAATTTTCCCAAGTAAAAGAGGAATATGGGCTTTTTTATGACTTCTTTGATAATTTTCAAGTAATTCACGAAAACTAACTTCCTGAGGTTTTGGACTAGGAATTTCAATCCCTACAGCAGCTTTTCCAGGAATGGGAGCAATAATTCGAATGGATTTTGCTTCCATATTGAGTGCAATGTCATTCTCAAGAGTTTTAATTTTTTGGACTTTGACACCAACTGCTGGATGAACTTCAAAAGAGGCAACAGTAGGTCCACAATGAATATCCCCTACTTTGGCTTCAATCCCAAAACTTAAAAGCGTCTCTTCTAAAATCTCAGCCTGTCTTTTTAAATCGTTTTTAAGAGAAGAAGAATCGATAGGAGAAATCTCTGTGAGAAGGGAAGAAGGAGGTAGAAGATAGTTCTTTGAGGACACTTCTTGTTTAGCTAAAGAGGGAAGGTGAGAGGAGGTATTGTTAGACTTTTCGGGAAGTCTAATACAAGTTTCTCGTTTCAATGGATCATCACGAATAAGGACCGGTTTATTGGTCTGTTGTAAATTCACCCGCGCAGGCTTTAAGGGTTTTTTGAATTGGAAGTGCCAGAAAGAAATAGATCTCCTATAGAGTCTTTTTATGATTCTAGCCAAATAAGAGATGGGCATTTCAATAAGCAGTATAGTCGCAGAAAAACACAGTAAGCAAGAGAGAATAAAGGTGCCAAAGCCTCCAAATATATTTTTCAAATTCACAGCTGTTTCCGAATAGATATGATGAAAAGGTACTCCTCCAAGATAATGACAATACCTTTCTGAATCGTAAAAAGCTCCATGTGGATAGTAATCGGAGTAAATCCACCTTTGAAAAATAGACGCCATCCATGGATGAGAATAAGCAAGTTGTGCTAAAAGAGTCGCTGTAGCAATAAGCAAAAGAAAAAAATAACAGAGTTTATATCTTGGATGTCTGATAGGTTGTTTTCTCGTCATCTTCCAACCAAACCATCCGCAAAAAAAAGGAATAAGTAAACTCGCAAGACCAAAGAGATAATTCGCACACCATCCCATAATATGGCCCAAAAGACCCAGCCAGTTCTTGGTTGAGTCTCGATCATGATAGCTCAAAAGACTCAAAGCAAGCAAAAGAGAAAATATCAGTAAGAAAAAACCTTGAGTGGAATAGAAATATTCAAGATGAGGTGGTTTACGAGAGGATTTTTTTTCATTTTTCATATCTTTCCTTTTATATCAACCTCTTAAAATTTATGGAATCGCTCTTTTGTTTTTTAGTCTCGATAATGTTTTAAGATTAGGGGATAAAACATGATTGAAAATCAAGGATAAGGAATAGAGATGGATATAAAATACTTCAATGACAATAGGAAAAGTGAGGGCGATCGACGGGTCTCGAACCCGCGACCTTCGGAACCACAATCCGACGCTCTAACCAACTGAGCTACGACCGCCATCTATGGAAGCATTTTGTGAAATCTAAGATAAAAAGTCAATTTCTCTGGGTCAATTAGGCTAAGGCAAGTCGTAATCTAGAATCAAGTTGAATAAAAGATATCGAAGATATTTTTTTTTGTGAAAAAATTAAATTGCTGAAAAAAAAGAGATTTGAGTATCGTATTGTCTTCTCATTAAAGAGACCTTCAAAAAAGGCAATGAGAATACCATCGTTATTAAGCGATGGATGCTAAAAAACAGCAATATATCACTTGACAGCAAAAATGAGACAAAATGCAGATCCAATCTTTATGGTTGGAAAGACTTATGAAAATCAAGCTTAAGCTTGGTTTCCGTTAATTTTAAATTTATTTTTTATTTGAGAATTTGATCTTGGTTCAGATTGAACGCTGACGGCGTGGATGAGGCATGCAAGTCGCACGAATTAGAGGTTTCGATCTCTATTTAGTGGCGGAAGGGTTAGTAATACATAGGTAATCTACCTACAACTCTGGAATAACGACTGGAAACGGTCGCTAATACCGGATGTGGTCATTTTAGGCATCTAAAATTGATTAAAGCGGGGGATCTTCGGACCTCGTGGTTGTTGAGGAGCTTATGGGATATCAACTTGTTGGTGAGGTAATGGCTCACCAAGGTGATGACGTCTAGGCGGATTGAGAGATCGACCGCCAACACTGGGACTGAGACACTGCCCAGACTCTTACGGGAGGCTGCAGTCGAGAATCTTTCGCAATGGGCGCAAGCCTGACGAAGCGACGCCGTGTGTATGATGAAGGCTTTCGGGTTGTAAAGTACTTTCGCTAGAGAAAAAGAGAAACTAGCTAATATCTAGTTAATTTGATGGTATCTAGTAAAGAAGCACCGGCTAACTCCGTGCCAGCAGCTGCGGTAATACGGAGGGTGCAAGCGTTAATCGGATTTATTGGGCGTAAAGAGCGCGTAGGCGGATTAGTAAGTTAGATGTAAAAGCTCGAGGCTCAACCTCGATTCTGCATCTAAAACTACTATTCTAGAGGATGGACGGAGAAAAGGGAATTCCATGTGTAGCGGTGAAATGCGTAGATATGTGGAGGAACACCAGTGGCGAAGGCGCTTTTCTAGTTTAGACCTGACGCTCAGGCGCGAAAGCAAGGGTAGCAAACAGGATTAGATACCCTGGTAGTCCTTGCTGTAAACGATGTACACTTGATGTAGCTGGTCTCAACCCCAGCTGTGTCGAAGCTAACGCAATAAGTGTACCGCCTGAGGAGTACGCTCGCAAGGGTAAAACTCAAAAGAATTGACGGGGGCCCGCACAAGCAGTGGAGCATGTGGTTTAATTCGATGCAACGCGAAGAACCTTACCCAGACTTGACATATTCTTGAAAGCAACAGAGATGTTGTCCTCCGCAAGGACAGGAATACAGGTGCTGCATGGCTGTCGTCAGCTCGTGCCGTGAGGTGTTGGGTTAAGTCCCGCAACGAGCGCAACCCTTATCACTAGTTGCCAGCACGTTAAGGTGGGAACTCTAGTGAGACTGCCTGGGTTAACCAGGAGGAAGGTGAGGATGAGGTCAAGTCAGCATGGCCCTTATGTCTGGGGCGACACACGTGCTACAATGGCCGGTACAGAAGGCAGCAAAACCGTGAGGTGGAGCAAATCCCCAAAGCCGGTCTCAGTTCGGATTGTAGTCTGCAACTCGACTACATGAAGTCGGAATTGCTAGTAATGGCGCGTCAGCCACAGTGCCGTGAATACGTTCCCGGGCCTTGTACACACCGCCCGTCACATCATGGAAGTTGGTTTTGCCCGAAGTCGCCGACTTAACCGTAAGGAGAGAGGCGCCTAAGGTGAGGCTGATAACTGGGATGAAGTCGTAACAAGGTAGCCCTACCGGAAGGTGGGGCTGGATCACCTCCTTTTAAGGACAAGATAGATCGGTTTTCCGATCGTCTAGGTTGAGAGTCAGTCTGTATTTTGTCTCTTTTTTGCTGTGAAGTGTTTCTGGATAGTTTAGTAATTCAAGCAAATAAACAATTTCACTTAGAATAAGTGGCGCTTGAAGAATATATCATATATACGTTGAAAAATTAAAATCTTAGCAATTTGCACAAAATTTTTGTGGTCAAGCTATTAAGAGCTGCTGGTGGATGCCTTGGCATCAACAGGCGATGAAGGACGCGACTACCTGCGATATTCTCCGGGGAGCTGGAAAAAAGCATCGATCCGAAGGTCTCCGAATGGGGCAACCCGATGGGATTAATCTCTCATCATTTCTTACTAAATCCATAGGTAAGAAAAGCAATACCTGCTGAACTGAAACATCTTAGTAAGCAGAGGAAAAGACATCAAAATGAGATTCCCTTAGTAGCGGCGAGCGAAAAGGGAATAGCCTAAACTAAAGTTTAAGACTTTAGGGTTGTAGGACCAATTAAAGGATTAAGAAATTCTAGTCGAACATTTTTGGAAAACTAGACGACACAGGGTGATAGTCCCGTAGACGAAAGAATGACTTAACAGGATTGGCACCTGAGTAGGGCCGGACACGGGAAACCCGGTTTGAATCTGGGGGGACCACCCTCCAAGGCTAAATACTAGTTGATGACCGATAGTGAACCAGTACTGTGAAGGAAAGGTGAAAAGAACCCCTGTTAGGGGAGTGAAATAGAATCTGAAACCAGCAGCTTATAAACGGTCGAAGGCCTATGTTCTTTTTAAGAAAATGGCTGACGGCGTGCCTTTTGTATGATGAGCCAGGGAGTTACGTTACATGGCAAGGTTAAAGGATTACGTTCTGGAGCCGAAGCGAAAGCAAGTCTTAACAGGGCGATTTAGTCGTGTGACGTAGACACGAAACCAAGTGATCTATCCATGGCCAGGCTGAAGCAAAGGTAACACTTTGTGGAGGGCCGAACCAGTTGATGTTGAAAAATCTTTGGATGAGCTGTGGATAGGGGTGAAAGGCCAATCAAACTTGGAAATATCTTGTTCTCTCCGAAATAACTTTAGGGTTAGCCTCGGATATAAACCTTTGGGGGTAGAGCACTGGATTTTAGAGGGGCCCTACCGGGCTACCAACGAAAACCAAACTCCGAATACCAAAGACATTTCCGGGAGATAGACAGTGGGGGATAAGCTTCATTGTCAAGAGGGGAACAGCCCAGATCGTCGATTAAGGCCCCTAATTCTATGCTAAGTGAGTAAGGAAGTGAAGTTTCAAAGACAGTTGGAATGTTGGCTTAGAGGCAGCAATCATTTAAAGAGTGCGTAACAGCTCACCAATCAAGAAACTTTGCGCCGAAAATTAACGGGGCTAAGCATAGAGCCGAAATCACGGGTGCCTATTTTTTAAATAGGTGCGGTAGGAGAGCGTAGTATACTGCGTTGAAGGTATACCGTAAGGAGTACTGGAGTGTATACTAGTGATTATCCATGGCATAAGTAAACGATAAAGGAGGTGAAAATCCTCCTCGCCGTAAACCTAAGGTTTCCAGGGTAAAGCTCGTCTTCCCTGGGTTAGTCGGCTCCTAAGTCAAGGCGGAAACGCGTAGGCGATGGGAAACAGGTTAAATATTCCTGTACCACCTAAAACTATGACGATGGGATGACGGAGTAAGTTAAGCACGCGGACGATTGGAAGTGTCCGTAGTACGATGAGGTTGGCTAGCAGGCAAATCCACTAGCAAAATACTAGGTCGTAATCAAGGGGAATCTTCGGAGGAACTGATGGTGTAGCGCAATGCTCACAAGAAATAATCTCTAGTCGTTGATGGTGACCGTACCAAAACCGACACAGGTAGGTGAGATGAATATTCTCAGGCGCGCGAGAGAACTCTCGTTAAGGAACTCGGCAAATTATCCCCGTAACTTCGGGAGAAGGGGAGCCATTTATTGTGATTATGCAAGCTGTATGAGCAATAGATGGCCGCAGAGAAATGGCCCAGGCGACTGTTTACCAAAAACACAGCACTATGCAAACCCGGTTAAGGGGAAGTATATGGTGTGACGCCTGCCCAATGCCAAAAGGTCAAAGAGAGGTGTTAGTTCGTAAGAGCGAAGCACTGAACCCAAGCCCTGGTGAATGGCGGCCGTAACTATAACGGTCCTAAGGTAGCGAAATTCCTTGTCGGGTAAGTTCCGACCTGCACGAATGGTGTAACGATCTGGGCGCTGTCTCAACGAGAGACTCGGTGAAATTGTAGTAGCAGTGAAGATGCTGTTTACCCGCAATAGGACGGAAAGACCCCGTGAACCTTTACTGTAACCTGATATTGGCTTTTGACTTGTCATGTGTAGGATAGCCGGGAGACTATGAATGTGTGTCGTTAGGCATACGGGAGTCATCCTTGAAATACCGGTCTTGGCAGGTTGAGAATCTAACATTATCCCATGAATCTGGGAGATGGACATTGTCAGGCGGGCAGTTTTACTGGGGCGGTATCCTCCTAAAAAGTAACGGAGGAGTTCAAAGCTTACTTCATCGTGGTTGGCAATCACGAATAGAGCGTAAAGGTATAAGGTAAGTTGACTGTGAGACCAACAAGTCAAACAGAGACGAAAGTCGGACTTAGTGATCCGGCGGTTGATAGTGGGATCGCCGTCGCTTAACGGATAAAAGGTACTCCGGGGATAACAGGCTTATCGCCACCAAGAGTTCATATCGACGTGGCGGTTTGGCACCTCGATGTCGACTCATCGCATCCTGGGGCTGTAGAGGGTCCCAAGGGTTTGGCTGTTCGCCAATTAAAGCGGTACGCGAGTTGGGTTCAAAACGTCGTGAGACAGTTTGGTCCCTATCCTTTGTGGGCGCAGGATACTTGAAAGGAGCTGCTTCTAGTACGAGAGGACCGAAGTGGACAGACCAATGGTGTTCCGGTTGTTCTGCCAAGAGCATTGCCGGGTAGCTACGTCTGGAAAGGATAAGCGTTGAAAGCATCTAAACGCCAAGCCTCCCTTAAGATAAGGTATCCCTTAGAGACTCCATGAAGACAACATGGTTGATAGGTTGGGGGTGTAAGCATAGTAATATGTTCAGCTAACCAATACTAATTAGTCCATCGGCTTGACCACTTTTTCATTGCATTTGGCCGAGAAGGCTGAATAAGTGGTTTAAGTTTTCGCAAAAAGCGATTTTTCATTCTGTAGAATGAGTATCTTCAAGCGTCATTTATTCTAAGTGAGTCTTTTGTTGATTTACTAAACAAATTTTCTTGGTGGCAATAGAGAAGGGGGTACACCTGATCCCATTCCGAACTCAGAAGTTAAGTCCTTCATCGCCGATGGTACTGCACACAAGAGTGTGGAAGAGTAGGACGCTGCCAAGTTTTCCTCAAGCCTATCTTGTAAAAAGATAGGCTTTTTTTATTACTATAAAAATTATTTTAGTAACTTAAAATTAATCATATATTAATAGTTATTTTGTAATATTTTATATATGATTGAAAAAACAAATAATTTTAATTTAGTAGAAGAGAGTAAATCCTATCATTTAGCATGGGGGAAAAAAGAATATCTATGGATCACCTTGATTGTTTTAGCTGTCTTTGTAGCTGTAAATGGACTGGGTTTTTTTGGAGTTATGAAAGGATGGTGGGGTGGAGGTAATGCAGGATTATCGACTTCCTTAAATCAAACAGATTCCGTTATTATGATGAGTGTAGGAGGAGGAATCGCTCTTCTTGGTCTAATGTTTTTCCCAATATATCGTAAAAGACAGAGAATGCTTTTTGAAAAAAAAGTGAAGTATTTAGAGTCTAATTTAGGAGATAATTTTTCTTCTCTAGGAATGAATAAAGATAATTTCGACTTTTTAGAGAAAGAAAACTATCAGTTGAGAAAATTCGAAGATAATTTCAAAGAGGATAATAAGAGATATGCTCTCTTTGTGAAAGATGAAAATAATGAGGTCTATTGTACTCCAAATATGGTCTATAAAGAGATTGTGTTGATGGGGAAATTATTTAAAATCAAAGGATATCAACAAGATTGTACAGATGTTGATGATATTGATGAAAGCTAGACAATGCCAACCAATACAGAAATTGTTAATCCCATAATCATAAGAAGTGTAAAGAGTAAAATCCAACCGATAGCTAAAATCAAAAACCCTTTCGAGTTAGAAACATGGTGAGCCTCTCCAATGAGATTCACTAAAATGACAAAAGCCCAAATAATGATTAAAACTGTGATTAGAGAAAAGAGCAGTTGGATTTGGGGAGTAAATATTGTCCACATTCCTAAATAACTGGTTAATTGCGCGATAATGAAAGGATAATTGCTCCAACCGACTGCGCATTTTAAATCAATAAATGATCCATTTCCTCCTAACCAAGATCCTGTAATTTTATAGAGCCACCCTCCTAGATAAAGATGTGCTAAACCTAAAATTCCCCCTAAAATAAGTTGTTTAGTCAAAAAAAAGAGATAAAAAAACAGTTTTTTATCGAAAAAAACCATTTGCCAAGGAGAGGGAAAGATCGTTAAAGAACATAAGCCACCTTGAATTAAAGCAAGCCAAACAAGGGTTTTTTTTGAATGAGCCTTTAGCAGGCTTTGCATGGTTTTTCTTGGAGATATCCAGACAGAATACCAGGGATGGAGATTGATTGATGGCATATGTTAGGTCTATATATTTTTTAATAAAAAATAAGCAAAACTCCTGCCAATTTAGTATCAAATTTATTTTTGATTGTTTCTTAGTTAGAAAGAACTTACTGTATGAAAGATATTTGACAAAATATAGCGATTTTTAGTTTAATCTTTCCTAGAAAGTGAATTAAAATCGTGACCATAAAAATTATATGAGTGATCCATTGTTGGGTTCAATAGATCCAAATTCTGCCCCAACCAGCAACCTTCCAAAAGGTGATGCCACCAAACACACCCGAAAAAGGGTTGAAAAAGTTGCTGGCAATCTTCTAGTGATTACACTTGTTGCTTGTACAGTACTAGGATCTTTAGGGGTTGCTGGGATGTTTTCTTCTTCTACTATCGGGATATTAGGGTCTGGGGTAGGGATGTTAGGAGTTGTGACGGGTTTGCTATCATTTGACAAGCAGTCTCGATGGATAGGGAAATGTACAAGTAGAAAAGGTATATTCGATATTATTCCTGTCTCATTGACTATATCTACTCTTTTATCTCTGACTATGGGGATGTTGGGTGTATGTGGTAGTCTAACTGCAGCTCAAGTGGGATGGGGATTATTGATGGTGCCTATTCTCCCTTTAGGAATGATTGCTCTTACATTCATATTTTATTTGAGTTTCCATGGTCCTATGCATACTTGGGAAATGGAAAAAAAGAAGGAAATAGGCAAAAAGACAAAAATTAGCCTAGATCAACAACCTGCACAAATATCCTCAGAACCTGCACAAATATCCTCAGTCTCACCATGCAGAAAAAGAATAGAAAAGATAGGTTGGAATGGGTTGTTAATCAGTGCAGTGGCTTGTGCGATACTTGGATCTTTAGGAGCTTCTGGGGTTTTTTCTTTTTTAACCATAGCGAAGGTTGCGGTT contains:
- a CDS encoding Yip1 family protein, which gives rise to MPSINLHPWYSVWISPRKTMQSLLKAHSKKTLVWLALIQGGLCSLTIFPSPWQMVFFDKKLFFYLFFLTKQLILGGILGLAHLYLGGWLYKITGSWLGGNGSFIDLKCAVGWSNYPFIIAQLTSYLGMWTIFTPQIQLLFSLITVLIIIWAFVILVNLIGEAHHVSNSKGFLILAIGWILLFTLLMIMGLTISVLVGIV
- a CDS encoding DNA translocase FtsK 4TM domain-containing protein; its protein translation is MKNEKKSSRKPPHLEYFYSTQGFFLLIFSLLLALSLLSYHDRDSTKNWLGLLGHIMGWCANYLFGLASLLIPFFCGWFGWKMTRKQPIRHPRYKLCYFFLLLIATATLLAQLAYSHPWMASIFQRWIYSDYYPHGAFYDSERYCHYLGGVPFHHIYSETAVNLKNIFGGFGTFILSCLLCFSATILLIEMPISYLARIIKRLYRRSISFWHFQFKKPLKPARVNLQQTNKPVLIRDDPLKRETCIRLPEKSNNTSSHLPSLAKQEVSSKNYLLPPSSLLTEISPIDSSSLKNDLKRQAEILEETLLSFGIEAKVGDIHCGPTVASFEVHPAVGVKVQKIKTLENDIALNMEAKSIRIIAPIPGKAAVGIEIPSPKPQEVSFRELLENYQRSHKKAHIPLLLGKIVNGNDIWTDLTKMPHLIIAGATGSGKSVCINTIVMSLVMNAHPNEIKIVMIDPKKVELTAYTHLPHMLAPVITEPRGSAAALNWLVKEMERRYEIFRQLGIRNIHGFNTRKIHRQLEDSLDLDIPDQLPYIVVIIDELADLMMVSSSDIETPIARIAQMARAVGIHMILATQRPSREVITGLIKANFPCRIAFKVSSRINSQIIIDENGAESLLGNGDLLFLPPGTSNLLRAQGAFIRDEDINTIIHYICSQASTNYLIPSFETYQQSSIEEGDDVYQPTPLYEEAKALIFETGNASTTFLQRKLKIGYARAAGLMDELQAKGVIGPSEGAKPRKIYYPKQEA